Proteins from one Stenotrophomonas aracearum genomic window:
- a CDS encoding TonB-dependent receptor domain-containing protein, which translates to MLNARHRRIPATPLSVALGLALAVSGPAFAQDDDTATDAKSKANATELARVQVTGSNIRRSDVETSSPVQVISKQDIENMGARTLLQVLDNLPAARPGQQDSRSLFTGSDGASQANLRGLGAQGTLVLLNGRRLSYYGAPAGFQTQFVNIDAIPAAAIERMEVLTDGASAVYGTDAVAGVINVITKQSYQGAEVNITADRSSRIDSYGEQQGSITAGFGDLDEDRYNIYASVNLYRRNAIPLSDFYDKRPSQYYVNNPNYITNLRLGTGSKPGVFNPGSYFAFDPTTNALVREAAPGCNNVLSDAAGTRCIWETWMNREIDAGAKTERATAYISSHFLIGDTTEAFAEVTYTDIDLTANGGTPSAYNTTTGNPSSWYSRNTGNVVNQFLTPYLGPNNVYNLASPELKALMGGVVGLNYLMQDVGANHFGQRNTDQSYRVLAGLRGSLGEDWNWETAFATAGTHSVTYQTVNVNLDGFERAFGPYTIDPGTGRVIISDNPAYQFGVISEANAQLIREAYPTFDIQSWTRLHTLDGKIEGPLFSMPAGDVRAAFGFNATRETFYTPGNEDAANGLITQQGGSWFDGKRNTYALFAEAVAPLTDKLELDAALRVDKYPNFSANLAPKIGLKYQVLPQLLLRGTYSEGFRAPSLAEAGTGGVFAQLGGFEDDIRCDETNAIANLLRQSNRPGDVDLGNSLLNSDCSRTVARMTQPNQDLKPEKAKISTLGFVYEPASWMSISADYWFIYRRNEIAAPDYSKEQDILSMTRNPISDNDRANEAALAQMCADPASGVSCPGALPGYSVGNVAAVVGQYKNQGRTLVDGFDIDARSRFSLGDWGSLNVGMAATIARRKEAYINDEDRWYYGNTIGYYGNPRLRATLNADWNYKQVTTSFFINYVGTTKWAWDRVDAEDNNPETCTAGSLPVNPAQCDGVPSWWTANLSVGWRPDDHWSLGFTVKNLFNRLPFYDPNSFLGDSSDYASIFGRSYSLQVGYKF; encoded by the coding sequence ATGTTGAACGCACGCCATCGCCGCATCCCCGCCACACCCTTGTCCGTCGCGCTGGGCCTTGCCCTGGCTGTGAGCGGTCCCGCGTTCGCGCAGGACGACGACACCGCCACCGACGCCAAGTCAAAAGCCAACGCTACCGAACTCGCGCGCGTGCAGGTCACCGGCTCCAACATCCGCCGCAGCGACGTGGAAACGTCCTCGCCGGTGCAGGTGATCAGCAAGCAGGACATCGAGAACATGGGGGCGCGCACGCTGCTGCAGGTGCTCGACAACCTGCCGGCTGCGCGGCCCGGCCAGCAGGATTCGCGTTCGCTGTTCACCGGCTCCGACGGCGCCTCGCAGGCCAACCTGCGCGGCCTGGGCGCGCAGGGCACGCTGGTGCTGCTCAACGGTCGCCGCCTCTCGTACTACGGCGCGCCCGCCGGGTTCCAGACCCAGTTCGTCAACATCGACGCCATTCCCGCTGCCGCCATCGAACGCATGGAAGTGCTGACCGATGGCGCCTCGGCCGTGTACGGTACCGACGCGGTCGCCGGCGTGATCAACGTGATCACCAAGCAGAGCTACCAGGGCGCGGAGGTCAACATCACCGCCGACCGTTCCTCGCGCATCGACTCCTACGGCGAGCAGCAGGGCAGCATCACCGCCGGCTTCGGCGACCTCGACGAGGACCGCTACAACATCTACGCCTCGGTCAACCTGTACCGGCGCAACGCGATTCCGCTCAGCGACTTCTACGACAAGCGGCCCAGCCAGTATTACGTCAACAACCCGAACTACATCACCAACCTGCGCCTGGGCACCGGCAGCAAGCCGGGCGTGTTCAACCCGGGTAGCTACTTTGCCTTCGATCCGACCACCAACGCGCTGGTGCGTGAAGCGGCACCGGGCTGCAACAACGTCCTGTCCGACGCGGCAGGCACGCGCTGCATCTGGGAAACGTGGATGAACCGCGAGATCGACGCCGGTGCCAAGACCGAGCGCGCCACCGCGTACATCAGCTCGCACTTCCTGATTGGCGACACCACCGAGGCCTTCGCCGAAGTCACCTACACCGACATCGATCTGACCGCCAACGGCGGTACGCCCTCGGCCTACAACACCACCACCGGCAATCCGTCGAGCTGGTACTCGCGCAACACCGGCAACGTGGTCAATCAGTTCCTCACCCCCTATCTGGGGCCGAACAACGTCTACAACCTCGCCAGCCCAGAGCTGAAGGCCCTGATGGGTGGCGTAGTGGGCTTGAACTACCTGATGCAGGACGTGGGCGCCAACCACTTCGGCCAGCGCAACACCGACCAGAGTTACCGTGTACTGGCCGGCCTGCGCGGCAGTCTGGGCGAAGACTGGAACTGGGAGACCGCGTTCGCCACCGCCGGTACGCACTCGGTGACCTACCAGACGGTCAACGTGAATTTGGACGGCTTCGAGCGCGCCTTCGGCCCGTACACCATCGACCCCGGTACCGGGCGGGTGATCATCTCCGACAATCCGGCCTACCAGTTTGGCGTGATCAGTGAAGCCAACGCCCAGCTGATCCGCGAGGCGTACCCGACCTTCGACATCCAGTCCTGGACCCGCCTGCATACGCTGGACGGCAAGATCGAAGGCCCGTTGTTCAGCATGCCGGCCGGTGACGTGCGCGCGGCCTTCGGCTTCAACGCCACCCGCGAAACCTTCTACACCCCCGGCAACGAAGACGCGGCCAACGGCCTGATCACCCAGCAGGGCGGCTCGTGGTTCGACGGCAAGCGCAACACCTACGCGCTGTTCGCCGAAGCGGTGGCGCCGCTGACCGACAAGCTGGAACTCGACGCGGCACTGCGCGTGGACAAGTATCCCAACTTCAGCGCCAACCTCGCCCCGAAGATCGGCCTGAAGTACCAGGTGCTGCCACAGCTGCTGCTGCGCGGTACCTACTCCGAAGGCTTCCGCGCCCCGAGCCTGGCCGAGGCCGGCACCGGCGGCGTGTTCGCACAGCTGGGCGGTTTCGAGGACGACATCCGTTGCGATGAAACCAACGCCATCGCCAACCTGCTGCGCCAGTCCAACCGCCCCGGCGACGTCGACCTGGGCAACTCGCTGCTCAACAGCGACTGCAGCCGTACCGTGGCGCGCATGACCCAGCCCAACCAGGACCTGAAGCCGGAGAAGGCGAAGATCTCCACGCTCGGCTTCGTCTACGAGCCGGCCAGCTGGATGTCGATCTCCGCCGACTACTGGTTCATCTATCGCCGCAACGAGATTGCCGCGCCGGACTACAGCAAGGAGCAGGACATCCTTTCGATGACCCGCAACCCGATCAGCGACAATGACCGCGCGAACGAGGCCGCGCTGGCCCAGATGTGTGCCGATCCGGCCAGCGGCGTCAGCTGCCCCGGCGCACTGCCGGGCTACAGCGTGGGTAACGTGGCGGCGGTGGTGGGCCAGTACAAGAACCAGGGCCGCACCCTGGTGGACGGTTTCGATATCGACGCGCGCAGCCGCTTCTCGCTGGGCGATTGGGGTTCGTTGAACGTCGGCATGGCGGCCACCATCGCACGCCGCAAGGAGGCCTACATCAACGATGAAGATCGCTGGTACTACGGCAATACCATCGGCTACTACGGCAACCCGCGCCTGCGCGCCACGCTGAACGCCGACTGGAACTACAAGCAGGTCACCACCAGCTTCTTCATCAACTACGTGGGCACCACCAAGTGGGCGTGGGACCGCGTGGATGCCGAAGACAACAACCCGGAAACCTGTACCGCCGGCTCGCTGCCGGTGAACCCGGCCCAGTGCGACGGCGTGCCGTCGTGGTGGACCGCCAACCTCAGCGTGGGCTGGCGCCCGGACGACCATTGGAGCCTGGGCTTCACGGTCAAGAACCTGTTCAACCGTCTGCCGTTCTACGACCCGAACAGCTTCCTGGGTGACTCCAGTGACTATGCCAGCATCTTCGGCCGCAGCTACAGTCTGCAGGTCGGCTACAAATTCTGA
- the ubiA gene encoding 4-hydroxybenzoate octaprenyltransferase, whose amino-acid sequence MAYERFDAPAGAPPSRWGQYWKLMRADRPIGTLLLLWPTWWALWLAAGGLPPLWILFVFTAGVWLTRSAGCVINDYADRWLDPHVKRTKDRPLASGRVSGREALVLFAGLMLVAFALVLTLNALTIGMSFIGIFLAASYPYLKRYTHLPQVYLGMAFGWGIPMAFAAIQGEVPVVGWLLYGANILWSTAYDTWYAMVDRDDDLKMGSHSTAILFGDLDLVIQGILYALFLGTMAMVGMRSGLGLYYWLGVAVAAGLIAYEFWIARKRERDPCFKAFLHNNWVGAALFAGIAAALALG is encoded by the coding sequence ATGGCTTACGAACGTTTTGACGCCCCCGCCGGCGCACCGCCGTCGCGTTGGGGCCAGTACTGGAAACTGATGCGCGCCGATCGCCCGATCGGCACCCTGCTGCTGCTGTGGCCCACCTGGTGGGCGCTGTGGCTGGCTGCCGGCGGCCTGCCGCCGCTGTGGATCCTGTTCGTGTTCACCGCCGGGGTCTGGCTGACGCGTTCGGCCGGCTGCGTGATCAACGACTACGCCGACCGCTGGCTGGACCCGCACGTCAAGCGCACCAAGGACCGCCCGCTGGCCAGTGGCCGCGTGTCCGGGCGCGAAGCGCTGGTGCTGTTTGCCGGGCTGATGCTGGTGGCGTTCGCTCTGGTGCTTACCCTGAACGCGCTGACCATCGGCATGAGCTTCATCGGCATCTTCCTGGCCGCCAGCTATCCGTACCTCAAGCGCTATACCCACCTGCCGCAGGTGTACCTGGGCATGGCATTCGGCTGGGGCATCCCGATGGCGTTCGCCGCCATCCAGGGCGAAGTGCCGGTGGTGGGCTGGCTGCTGTACGGCGCCAACATCCTCTGGTCCACCGCGTATGACACCTGGTACGCCATGGTAGACCGCGACGACGACCTGAAGATGGGCTCGCACTCCACCGCGATCCTGTTCGGCGACCTGGACCTGGTCATCCAGGGCATCCTGTACGCGCTGTTCCTGGGCACCATGGCGATGGTCGGCATGCGCAGTGGGTTGGGGCTCTACTACTGGCTGGGCGTGGCCGTGGCCGCCGGGCTGATTGCGTACGAATTCTGGATCGCCCGCAAGCGCGAGCGCGACCCCTGCTTCAAGGCCTTCCTGCACAACAACTGGGTGGGCGCGGCGTTGTTCGCCGGTATTGCTGCTGCGTTGGCGCTGGGCTGA
- a CDS encoding ROK family protein yields the protein MAESDTPLQRWYGIDIGGTKIELVACDAGLKVHHRQRVATPTHDYAAFVETIGQLVDDADAALGTRASAVGIGLPGVRDRDSGVQLSANVPALSGRTVGHDLEARLQRRLALGNDLQCFALSEAHDGAAAGYPSMFGVILGTGAGGGYCLHGQLVAGNNGIAGEWGHWSLPATLQLRHDLPLLDCGCGLRGCLERYVSGSGLAMIHERHGGQARDATTVVELAHAGDPIALRALAIHRDLLGYSFASLILALDPHVIVLGGGLSKLEQLYRDLPAAIAPYLFNGVRVPPILPPVFGDAGGARGAALLARQLHGAP from the coding sequence ATGGCTGAGTCCGATACGCCCCTGCAGCGCTGGTATGGCATCGACATCGGTGGCACCAAGATCGAACTAGTGGCGTGCGATGCCGGACTGAAGGTGCACCACCGCCAGCGCGTGGCCACCCCCACCCACGACTACGCCGCGTTCGTCGAAACCATCGGCCAGCTGGTGGACGATGCCGACGCTGCGCTCGGAACGCGCGCCAGTGCAGTGGGCATCGGACTGCCCGGCGTGCGCGACCGCGACAGCGGTGTGCAGCTCAGCGCCAACGTACCGGCCCTGAGCGGGCGTACCGTCGGGCACGATCTGGAAGCGCGGCTGCAACGCCGGCTCGCGCTGGGCAACGACCTGCAGTGCTTTGCGCTGTCCGAGGCGCATGACGGTGCCGCGGCCGGTTACCCCAGCATGTTCGGCGTCATCCTGGGCACCGGTGCCGGCGGCGGCTACTGCCTGCACGGCCAGCTGGTGGCTGGCAACAACGGCATCGCCGGCGAGTGGGGTCACTGGAGCCTGCCCGCCACCCTGCAGCTGCGCCACGACCTGCCACTGCTGGACTGCGGTTGCGGCCTGCGCGGCTGCCTGGAGCGCTACGTGTCCGGCAGCGGCCTGGCCATGATCCACGAACGCCACGGCGGCCAGGCCCGCGACGCCACTACGGTGGTCGAGCTGGCGCACGCCGGCGACCCGATCGCGCTGCGCGCACTGGCGATCCATCGCGACCTGCTCGGCTACAGCTTCGCCAGCCTGATCCTGGCGCTGGACCCGCACGTGATCGTGCTGGGCGGCGGCCTTTCCAAGCTGGAACAGCTGTACCGCGACCTGCCTGCGGCCATCGCGCCCTACCTGTTCAATGGCGTGCGCGTGCCGCCGATCCTGCCGCCGGTGTTCGGCGATGCCGGCGGTGCACGCGGCGCGGCGTTGCTGGCCCGCCAGCTGCACGGCGCGCCCTGA
- a CDS encoding Gfo/Idh/MocA family protein: MKRREFIAASAALAATSLLPETPAWARGRTLRLGLIGTGMRGQVLLKELVRRDDVEVVALCDIEPIMLKKGMDMVAKAGKPAPKAYGQDGDRNAWKRLLEQRGLDGVIIATPWEYHAPMAIAAMQAKVAVGCEVVAGITLQDHWDVLKTQLSTGTPYMLLENVCYRRDVMAALQMVRKGVFGELVHLQAGYQHDLRGVKFNSGDPSQPYDSGVEFGPNAWSEARWRTQHSVDRNGELYPSHGIGPCAMYTGINRGNRFTHINAFASKSRGLHEYTVAKSGGTTHPSTKVTFKLGDIVTTTLACENGETILLQHDTSLPRPYSMGFRVQGTKGLWMDVNQSIHIEGRSPPHKWEAFQTYQDQYEHPLWKQHADTAASAGHGGMDWFVIHAFVESLKAKAPMPIDIYDAITWSAITPLSEQSIANSFQTLEFPDFTAGLWKQRKPIFAFDGTY; encoded by the coding sequence ATGAAGCGTAGGGAATTCATTGCCGCCAGCGCGGCCCTGGCCGCCACGAGTCTGCTGCCGGAAACCCCGGCCTGGGCGCGCGGGCGCACGCTGCGGCTGGGCCTGATCGGTACCGGCATGCGCGGCCAGGTGCTGCTCAAGGAGCTGGTGCGCCGCGACGACGTCGAGGTGGTCGCGCTGTGCGACATCGAACCGATCATGCTCAAGAAGGGCATGGACATGGTGGCGAAGGCCGGAAAGCCCGCGCCCAAGGCCTACGGCCAGGATGGCGACCGCAACGCCTGGAAGCGCCTGCTCGAGCAGCGCGGCCTGGACGGCGTGATCATCGCCACCCCGTGGGAATACCACGCCCCGATGGCCATCGCCGCCATGCAGGCCAAGGTGGCCGTGGGCTGCGAAGTGGTGGCCGGCATCACCCTGCAGGACCATTGGGACGTACTCAAGACCCAGCTCTCCACCGGCACGCCGTACATGCTGCTGGAGAACGTCTGCTACCGCCGCGACGTGATGGCCGCGCTGCAGATGGTGCGCAAGGGCGTGTTCGGTGAACTGGTGCACCTGCAGGCCGGTTACCAGCACGACCTGCGCGGGGTGAAGTTCAATTCCGGCGATCCTTCGCAGCCGTACGACAGCGGCGTGGAGTTCGGCCCCAACGCCTGGTCCGAAGCGCGCTGGCGCACCCAGCACTCGGTGGATCGCAATGGCGAGCTTTACCCCAGCCACGGCATCGGTCCGTGCGCCATGTACACCGGCATCAATCGCGGCAACCGCTTCACCCACATCAACGCCTTCGCCAGCAAGTCGCGCGGCCTGCATGAGTACACCGTGGCCAAGAGTGGCGGCACCACCCACCCCAGCACCAAGGTGACGTTCAAGCTGGGCGACATCGTGACCACCACCCTGGCCTGCGAGAATGGCGAGACCATCCTGCTGCAGCACGACACCTCGTTGCCGCGCCCGTATTCCATGGGCTTCCGCGTGCAGGGCACCAAGGGCCTGTGGATGGACGTCAACCAGTCCATCCACATCGAAGGCCGCAGCCCGCCGCACAAATGGGAAGCCTTCCAGACCTACCAGGACCAGTACGAACACCCGCTGTGGAAGCAGCACGCCGACACTGCCGCCAGCGCCGGCCACGGCGGCATGGACTGGTTCGTGATTCACGCGTTCGTTGAATCGCTCAAGGCCAAGGCCCCGATGCCGATCGACATCTACGATGCCATCACCTGGAGTGCGATCACGCCGCTGTCCGAGCAGTCCATCGCCAACAGCTTCCAGACGTTGGAGTTCCCGGACTTCACCGCCGGTCTGTGGAAGCAGCGCAAGCCGATCTTCGCGTTCGACGGGACGTACTGA
- a CDS encoding TIM-barrel domain-containing protein codes for MAAPLGNLATVQAAPGSETTAWNLSTDNGMTVRVDLLRTDLLRVQASRTGTLQPAGDKAAPIVLPQPASAVPFTLEEDAAEVRIRTDALVLHIQRKPLRLALDRREGGKDVALWRELQPLDLDTAQSVQVLSSQPDEQFVGGGQQNGRFAFKGRELEVSYSGGWEEGDRPNPAPMLLSSRGWGMLRNTWSDGSYDLRQADQATLLHREDRFDAYYFVGDGLPALLDRYTALTGRAALLPRWAFSYGDADCYNDGDNIKKPGSVPEGWSDGPTGTTPDVVDSVAKQYRAHDMPGGWILPNDGYGCGYKGLPETVKGLAGYGFKTGLWTENGVDKIAWEVGTAGTRVQKLDVAWTGKGYQFAMDANQSAFNGILHNSDSRPFLWTVMGWAGIQRYAVAWTGDQSSSWDYIRWHIPTLVGSGLSGMAYASGDVDAIFGGSAETFTRDLQWKAFTPVLMGMSGWSGSARKHPWWYDEPYRSINRDYLKLKMRMTPYMYGLAHEAATTGAPILRALMWDYPQDPNAWDETFKYQFLLGRDLLVAPVYRSQAASRGWRRDIHLPQGRWIDYWDGRELQVGAEGRTLDRPVELATIPLFVRAGAIVPMYPEMLFDGEKPLDEVTFDLYPQGSSQYTLYEDDGNTRRYEKGESSQQQVRMQAPAQGSGPVQVSIDGVRGQYQGQLAQRRYALRVLSRQRPTAVALDGRALPMLADAAAWNGASEGWYYDAAERKGTVHVRTAAVDIRTPLAFQLDIPQATAPVDDAFPAAPVLGRALPADSLLVVNRPAEERGYELEKAFDDDPATWFRTVRNQAVRTGAHEWVIGFGERRLVDGIVLAPRNDQHWKSGQVRDYEIYLADTNGEWGEPIKRGRLALKQDKQQIDFPAHAGRLLRFRVLSVQNPEGDGAAGSDPMVTAAQGSVARAVDALQPRDVGPITLSTFQILEHQVPERPAQQRYLSELALPAAATAQVRADLAFQGGQPMRMNGLLFRRGLGVGPASRIDLQLQGQWRLLRADLGIDDACRTAGGMQFQVWGDGRLLYDSGLVKAPGVVKPELDIRGLQTLSLRTLGAQGTQPTQVCGNWANAALIGQEGDTASIVSP; via the coding sequence ATGGCCGCGCCGCTGGGCAATCTCGCCACGGTGCAGGCTGCGCCTGGCAGCGAGACCACCGCCTGGAACCTCAGCACCGACAATGGCATGACCGTGCGCGTGGACCTGCTGCGCACCGATCTGCTGCGCGTGCAGGCCAGCCGCACCGGCACGTTGCAACCGGCGGGCGACAAGGCTGCGCCGATTGTGTTGCCGCAGCCTGCCAGCGCCGTGCCGTTCACGCTTGAAGAAGACGCCGCCGAGGTGCGCATCCGCACCGACGCGCTGGTACTGCACATCCAGCGAAAGCCACTGCGGCTTGCACTGGACCGCCGCGAGGGCGGCAAGGACGTGGCGCTGTGGCGCGAACTGCAACCGCTGGACCTGGACACCGCACAGAGCGTGCAGGTGCTCAGCAGCCAGCCGGACGAGCAGTTCGTCGGCGGCGGCCAGCAGAACGGCCGGTTCGCCTTCAAGGGGCGCGAACTGGAGGTGTCCTATTCCGGCGGCTGGGAAGAGGGCGACCGCCCCAACCCCGCGCCAATGCTGCTCAGCTCGCGTGGCTGGGGCATGCTGCGCAACACCTGGAGCGATGGCAGCTACGACCTGCGCCAGGCCGACCAGGCCACGCTGCTGCATCGCGAAGACCGCTTCGATGCCTATTACTTCGTCGGCGACGGTCTGCCCGCGCTGCTGGATCGCTACACCGCGCTGACCGGCCGCGCCGCGTTGCTGCCGCGCTGGGCGTTCTCGTATGGCGACGCCGACTGCTACAACGACGGCGACAACATCAAGAAGCCCGGCAGCGTGCCCGAAGGCTGGAGCGATGGCCCCACCGGCACCACCCCGGACGTGGTCGACAGCGTGGCGAAGCAGTACCGCGCGCACGACATGCCTGGTGGCTGGATCCTGCCCAACGACGGCTACGGCTGCGGCTACAAGGGCCTTCCGGAGACCGTGAAGGGCCTGGCCGGCTACGGTTTCAAGACCGGGCTGTGGACCGAGAACGGCGTGGACAAGATCGCCTGGGAAGTGGGCACCGCCGGTACCCGCGTGCAGAAGCTGGACGTGGCCTGGACCGGCAAGGGCTACCAGTTCGCGATGGACGCCAACCAATCCGCGTTCAACGGCATCCTGCACAACTCCGACTCGCGCCCGTTCCTGTGGACGGTGATGGGCTGGGCCGGCATCCAGCGTTACGCGGTGGCCTGGACCGGCGACCAGAGCAGCAGCTGGGACTACATCCGCTGGCACATTCCCACCTTGGTCGGTTCCGGGCTGTCCGGCATGGCCTACGCCAGCGGCGACGTGGATGCGATTTTCGGCGGCAGCGCCGAAACCTTCACCCGCGACCTGCAGTGGAAGGCGTTCACTCCCGTGCTGATGGGCATGTCCGGCTGGTCGGGCAGTGCGCGCAAGCACCCGTGGTGGTACGACGAACCCTACCGCAGCATCAACCGCGACTACCTCAAGCTCAAGATGCGCATGACCCCGTACATGTACGGGCTGGCGCATGAGGCGGCCACCACCGGCGCACCGATCCTGCGCGCGCTGATGTGGGACTACCCGCAGGATCCGAATGCGTGGGACGAAACGTTCAAGTACCAGTTCCTGCTCGGCCGCGACCTGCTGGTGGCGCCGGTGTACCGCAGCCAGGCCGCCAGCCGTGGTTGGCGCCGCGACATCCATCTGCCGCAGGGCCGCTGGATCGACTACTGGGACGGTCGAGAACTTCAGGTGGGGGCGGAAGGCCGCACCCTGGATCGTCCGGTGGAACTGGCCACGATTCCCCTGTTCGTGCGCGCCGGTGCGATCGTGCCGATGTACCCGGAGATGCTGTTCGACGGCGAGAAGCCGCTCGACGAAGTCACCTTCGACCTGTACCCACAGGGCAGCTCGCAGTACACGCTGTACGAAGACGACGGCAACACCCGCCGCTATGAGAAGGGCGAGTCCAGCCAGCAGCAGGTGCGCATGCAGGCACCGGCGCAGGGCAGCGGTCCGGTGCAGGTCAGCATCGACGGCGTACGCGGCCAGTACCAGGGCCAGCTGGCGCAGCGCCGCTATGCGCTGCGCGTGCTGAGCCGGCAGCGCCCGACGGCGGTGGCCCTCGACGGCCGCGCCCTGCCAATGCTGGCCGACGCTGCCGCGTGGAACGGGGCCAGCGAAGGCTGGTACTACGACGCTGCCGAGCGCAAGGGCACCGTGCATGTGCGCACCGCTGCGGTGGACATCCGCACGCCGCTGGCCTTCCAGCTCGACATCCCGCAGGCCACGGCGCCTGTCGACGACGCCTTCCCCGCCGCGCCGGTGCTGGGCCGCGCGCTGCCCGCCGACAGCCTGCTGGTGGTCAACCGCCCGGCCGAAGAGCGCGGCTATGAACTGGAGAAAGCCTTCGACGACGACCCGGCCACCTGGTTCCGCACCGTGCGCAACCAGGCCGTGCGCACCGGCGCCCACGAATGGGTGATCGGGTTCGGCGAACGCCGACTGGTCGATGGCATCGTGCTGGCGCCGCGCAACGACCAGCACTGGAAGAGTGGCCAGGTCCGCGACTACGAGATCTACCTGGCCGACACCAACGGCGAATGGGGCGAGCCGATCAAGCGTGGCCGCCTGGCACTCAAGCAGGACAAGCAGCAGATCGACTTCCCCGCGCACGCTGGCCGCCTGCTGCGCTTCCGCGTGCTCAGCGTGCAGAACCCGGAAGGCGACGGCGCCGCCGGAAGCGATCCGATGGTCACCGCCGCGCAGGGCAGCGTCGCCCGCGCGGTGGACGCCCTGCAGCCGCGCGACGTCGGGCCGATCACGCTCAGTACGTTCCAGATCCTGGAGCACCAGGTACCCGAGCGTCCGGCGCAGCAGCGCTACCTCTCCGAGCTGGCGCTGCCCGCCGCCGCGACCGCACAGGTGCGCGCCGACCTCGCCTTCCAGGGCGGCCAGCCGATGCGCATGAACGGCCTGCTGTTCCGCCGTGGACTGGGCGTGGGTCCGGCCAGCCGCATCGACCTGCAGTTGCAGGGCCAGTGGCGCCTGCTGCGTGCCGACCTCGGTATCGATGACGCCTGCCGCACCGCTGGTGGCATGCAGTTCCAGGTCTGGGGCGATGGCCGGCTGCTGTACGACAGCGGCCTGGTCAAGGCGCCGGGCGTGGTCAAACCCGAACTCGACATCCGCGGGCTGCAGACCCTCAGCCTGCGCACCCTGGGCGCACAAGGCACGCAGCCTACCCAGGTATGCGGCAACTGGGCCAACGCCGCACTGATCGGACAGGAGGGCGATACCGCCAGCATCGTATCGCCGTAA
- a CDS encoding SIS domain-containing protein, which produces MDVTLLPDLPAWQRLGGAHTAEEIAQQPALWSNLAAVIDGARERIDAFLGDALNDPNQRVIFTGAGSSGFIAEMVADQINAQWPADMRALHTTSLLTHPALYLQRDRPTLLVSFGRSGSSPESVAAVELVRAQVDEARFLDITCNADGALAQRGQGRSDTLSLLMPPASCDRAFAMTSSLSCMLLAALSVFERAPWAERTARLRNLAQCGEQAVQAWDAPVAALAQGDISRVIYLGSGPLEATAREAALKVLELTAGRVLALANTPLGFRHGPKSTLNGTTLVVMLRSAQPLARRYEQDLLEELRRDGIAARVISVGPAGADSAEGDFVLDVPALPDTWLAPLWLVMAQCFALQRSAALGLTPDNPFPDGTVNRVVQGVTIHDHG; this is translated from the coding sequence ATGGACGTCACCCTGCTCCCTGATTTGCCCGCCTGGCAGCGCCTTGGTGGCGCGCACACCGCTGAAGAGATCGCGCAGCAACCGGCCCTGTGGTCGAACCTGGCTGCGGTGATCGACGGCGCGCGCGAACGAATCGACGCCTTCCTGGGCGACGCCCTGAACGATCCCAACCAGCGGGTGATCTTCACCGGCGCCGGAAGCTCGGGCTTCATTGCCGAGATGGTGGCCGACCAGATCAACGCGCAATGGCCGGCCGACATGCGCGCCCTCCACACCACCAGCCTGCTGACCCACCCGGCGCTGTACCTGCAGCGCGACCGCCCGACCCTGCTGGTGTCGTTCGGGCGCAGCGGTTCCAGCCCGGAGAGCGTGGCAGCAGTGGAACTGGTGCGTGCGCAGGTGGACGAGGCGCGCTTCCTGGACATCACCTGCAATGCCGATGGCGCGCTGGCGCAGCGCGGCCAGGGTCGCAGCGACACGCTGTCTCTGCTGATGCCGCCGGCCAGCTGCGACCGCGCGTTCGCCATGACCAGCAGCCTGAGCTGCATGCTGCTGGCCGCCCTGAGCGTGTTCGAGCGTGCTCCGTGGGCCGAACGCACCGCGCGCCTGCGCAACCTCGCACAGTGTGGCGAACAGGCCGTGCAGGCCTGGGACGCGCCGGTCGCTGCGCTTGCGCAAGGTGACATCTCGCGGGTGATCTATCTGGGCAGCGGACCGCTGGAGGCTACCGCACGCGAAGCCGCGTTGAAGGTACTGGAGCTCACCGCCGGCCGCGTGCTCGCACTGGCCAACACGCCGCTGGGCTTCCGCCACGGCCCCAAATCCACGCTCAACGGCACCACGCTGGTGGTGATGCTGCGCAGCGCGCAGCCGCTGGCACGCCGCTATGAGCAGGACCTGCTGGAAGAGCTGCGTCGTGATGGCATCGCCGCGCGGGTGATCTCGGTCGGCCCGGCCGGCGCGGACAGCGCCGAAGGCGACTTCGTGCTCGACGTGCCCGCCCTGCCCGACACCTGGCTCGCCCCGCTCTGGCTGGTGATGGCGCAGTGCTTCGCGCTGCAGCGTTCGGCCGCGCTGGGCCTGACCCCCGACAACCCCTTCCCCGACGGCACGGTCAATCGCGTGGTGCAGGGCGTGACCATCCACGACCATGGCTGA